One window from the genome of Pseudoalteromonas sp. '520P1 No. 423' encodes:
- the rplQ gene encoding 50S ribosomal protein L17: MRHRKSGRQLNRNSSHRKAMFSNMAGSLVKHQIIRTTLPKAKELRSVIEPLITLAKTDSVANRRLAFARTRDKEVVGILFNELGPRYENRPGGYTRILKCGFRTGDKAPMAYIELIDRPATEEVQEEVQSAE; the protein is encoded by the coding sequence ATGCGCCATCGTAAGAGTGGTCGTCAATTAAACCGTAACAGCAGTCATCGTAAAGCGATGTTCAGCAATATGGCGGGTTCACTGGTGAAGCACCAAATCATCAGAACAACTTTGCCTAAAGCAAAAGAGTTACGTAGTGTAATTGAACCTTTAATCACACTTGCTAAAACTGACAGTGTTGCAAATCGTCGTTTAGCATTTGCTCGTACTCGTGATAAAGAAGTTGTTGGTATTTTATTTAACGAGCTTGGTCCTCGTTATGAAAACCGTCCAGGTGGTTACACTCGTATTCTTAAGTGTGGTTTCCGTACAGGTGATAAAGCACCAATGGCTTACATTGAACTAATCGATCGCCCAGCGACTGAAGAAGTTCAAGAAGAAGTACAGTCAGCAGAATAA